Proteins from one Juglans microcarpa x Juglans regia isolate MS1-56 chromosome 6S, Jm3101_v1.0, whole genome shotgun sequence genomic window:
- the LOC121237095 gene encoding protein RGF1 INDUCIBLE TRANSCRIPTION FACTOR 1-like, with amino-acid sequence MGAGGPDDDDNRWPPWLKPLLSENFFIQCKLHADSHKSECNMYCLDCKNGALCSLCLAHHKDHRAIQIRRSSYHDVIRVSEIQKVLDITGVQTYIINSARVVFLNERPQPRPGKGVTNTCEVCERSLLDSFRFCSLGCKIVGTSKNFQKKKHSGAMASDSEDSYSSSSSHGLGKSKIQSFTPSTPPPTSVNYRTAKRRKGIPHRSPMGGVLMGY; translated from the exons ATG GGTGCTGGAGGCCCTGATGACGACGACAACAGGTGGCCGCCATGGCTGAAGCCTCTGCTCagtgagaatttttttattcaatgcAAGTTACACGCAGATTCCCACAAGAGTGAATGCAATATGTACTGTTTGGATTGCAAGAACGGCGCTCTCTGCTCTCTGTGCCTCGCTCATCACAAGGACCACCGGGCTATTCAG ATAAGGAGGTCCTCATACCATGATGTGATAAGGGTATCTGAGATTCAGAAAGTTTTGGACATAACCGGAGTTCAGACCTACATTATCAACAGCGCCAGGGTCGTCTTCTTGAACGAGCGCCCCCAGCCTAGGCCGGGTAAGGGCGTCACCAACACCTGCGAGGTCTGTGAGCGCAGCCTCCTCGACTCCTTCCGCTTCTGCTCTCTCGGTTGCAAG ATTGTTGGGACGTCAAAGAATTTCCAAAAGAAGAAGCACTCGGGGGCGATGGCTTCGGACTCAGAGGACTCgtacagcagcagcagcagccatGGCCTGGGGAAGAGCAAGATCCAGAGCTTCACTCCCTCGACCCCGCCCCCAACTTCCGTCAACTACCGGACTgcgaagagaaggaagggaatcCCACACCGTTCTCCAATGGGCGGAGTACTCATGGGGTATTAG